GTCGCGTACGCGATCGATACGGAGCTCAAGAAACGGGGTGATGACCACGTGCTCCTGGACCTCCGGCATTTGCCCGCGGATCAGGTGCGCGAGAAGTTCCCGCACATCTACAACACCTGCCTCGAGAAATTCAAGCTGGACATCACCCGCGAGCCCGTTCCGGTTGTCCCGGCCGCGCACTACTCGTGTGGGGGCGTAGTCACGGACATCGACGGGCGCACCAGCATCGGCGGATTGTTCGCCGCGGGTGAGGTGAGCATGACCGGTGTTCACGGCGCGAACCGGCTGGCAAGCAATTCCTTGCTCGAGGCCCTGGTGTTCTCCGATCGCGCCTGCCGCCTGACGGCCGAGCAGCTCCGTCAGAAGGGGACCTCTCTCCCGGATGTCGGGCCGTGGGACGACAGCGGCACGCTGAACAGCGAAGAATGGATTCTGATCGCCCACAACCGCCGCGAGATCCAGCAGATCATGTGGGACTACGTCGGCATCGTCCGCTCCGATCTGCGTCTTGAGCGGGCGCTCCGCCGCATGGAATTGATCCGTGACGAGGTCGAGGATTTCTACAAGCGCACACGGGTAACGGAAGGCCTGATCGAGCTACGTAATCTCGCCCAATGCGCCATGCTGGTCATCCGCTGCGCGATGATGCGGAAGGAGAGCCGGGGGTTGCACGTGACCACGGACTACCGTCAACGGAATGACGCGGCATTCATGAGAGATACGATCCTCCCTTAGAAGAAGATCGGGCGCTCGACGGGGGAGGCCGAAGTGCCCGAATCGGCCCGAAATCGCTTACCTTGACTATAGTGGCCAAAATGGATATATTTTCACATGCCATACGCCACGCGCACGTCCGTCAAGACTCACCGGCAGGTCGAAAATTCACAGTATCGCAAGACAACTCTGGAGAACGGTGTCCGGGTTGTAAGCGAATCGATCCCGCATGTACGCTCGGTCTCCCTCGGGATATGGGCAAATGTGGGATCGCGTGATGAAGGACCTACCCAGAACGGTATCAGTCACTTCCTTGAGCACATGGTGTTCAAGGGGACAAAGAACCGCAACGTCCGGGAGATCGCACAAAGCCTGGAATCCCTCGGCGGCTATCTCAACGCCTTCACGACAAAGGAGCAGACGTGCTTCTACGCCCGTGTGCTCGATACGAACATCAGCGAAGCGATGGACGTCCTTGCCGATATCGTCCTGCACGCGACCTTCGACAAGAAGGAGATGGAGCGCGAGAAACAGGTCGTCATCGAGGAACTGAAGAACGCCGAAGACGATCCCGAGGATATCATCCACGACTATTTCGAACGGTCCATCTTTCCGGACCATTCCCTGGGGTATCCGATCATCGGGACGGAAGAGAATGTCCGCCGGTTCCGGCAGGATGATCTCCGCGCCCATATCGCACACCACTATCAGTCCGACCGCATCGTGATCTCTGCTGCAGGGAATGTGGACCATGAGGCCCTCGTGCGCCTGAGCCGGAAGTATTTCAACCGGGTACGCAAGGCCTCCGGAGAACACTCACGCATTGCGGGGCCCGTGCGCTCTACCGATGGCGATACCGTCGAATATCGCCGGCCGATCAATCAGGCGCACATCTGTCTCGGGACGCTCTCCTACAGCATCGGCCATCCTGACCGGTATACGCTGATGCTGACGAATGCCTTGCTCGGGGAGGGCATGAGCTCACGCCTGTATCAGACCATCCGTGAAAAGCATGGGATGGCATATACGGTGTACTCGTTCGTGAACCTTCTGAGTGATACGGGGGTGTTCGGAGCCTACCTGGGCACGGACCGGAAGAACATCCAGAATGCGATCGGCCTGGTGTTCAAAGAACTCGACCGCCTCAAACGCAGGGCTGTCCCGCTGGCGGAACTCAACCGCACGAAGTCGCAGATCAAAGGCACCCTCATGCTGGGGCTCGAGAACATGTCGGGCCGCATGATACGCCTGGGAAGTGCGGAGCTCTACGTCGAACGGTATGTTTCCCTTGACACCATCCTGTCGTGGGTCGATGCGGTGACCCCGGAGGACATCCTGCGTGTTGCGAATGATGTTTTTGATGAGAAGCGCTTTTCATCCGTGATCATACGACCTACCTGACCCTGATCCATGATAACGTTGAACGACCTGAACCCCCGATTGCTTCACGCCCAGTACGCTGTGCGCGGACCGATCGTGCAACGCGCCCAGGAGATGGAGGCGCAGGGGCACAAGATCATCTACTGCAATATCGGCAACCCCCAGGCGCTGAAACAGCAGCCGCTCACGTACCTGCGCCAGGCGCTCAGCCTTCTTGAGAATCCCGCGCTGCTGAACGATGCCTCCCTGACCGCATCGTATCCCCGCGACATCGTCGCCCGGGTGCGCATGCTGCTCGAGAAGCATCCGTTCGGAACGGGCGCGTACACGCAGAGCCCCGGCATTCCGTTCGTGCGGCAGGCCGTTGCCGACTTCATCCAGAAGCGGGACGGTGTGAAGGCGGACAAGGACCACATCATCCTGACGGACGGTGCGAGCAAAGGCGTGCAGGCGGTCCTGACGGCGTTATTGAAGACCCCGCAGGACGGCGTGATGGTGCCGATCCCGCAGTACCCCCTGTACAGCGCGAGCCTCGCTCTCTATGGCGGGCGGCAGATCGGATACTATCTCGACGAAGAGAACCGCTGGCAGCTGAATGAGCAGATCCTCGAGGCGAGCATCACGAAGGCGAAGGGCGAAGGGGTCCGGCCCGTGGCGATCGTCGTGATCAATCCCGGCAACCCCACGGGGGCCGTGCTCTCGCGCGAGAACATCGAGATGATCGTCCGCTTCGCACGAACGCATGGACTTTCGGTCATCGCCGATGAGGTGTATCAGGAGAACGTGTACGACACGGGGGCGCGGTTCGTCTCCTTCACCCGCGTGATGGGGGAGATGGGGGTGACGGACATCTCGCTCTTCACCCTGCACTCGGTGTCCAAGGGGTTCCTCGGCGAATGTGGTCACCGCGGAGGATATCTGGAGTTGCGGAACATCCCCGATGATGTGCTCGGGCAGTTCATCAAGCTGCAATCGATCAGTTTGTGTGCGAATGTGAGCGGACAGTTCGCGACCTACTTCATGGTAGCTCCACCGCAGGACGGCGACGAAAGTCATCCCACGTACGTCAGGGAGCGCGATGGCATCCTGGCGGCGCTCAAGCGGAAAGCGGGGATCCTGGGGGAGGGCATCAACCGGATCGCGGGGATGACCGTGGATATTCCTCAGGGTTCGATGTATGCGTTCGTCCGGTTCGAGCTGCCGCCCGACCGGACCGTCGATGTCGCCAGGCTCTCGCCCGAGGAGCGGGAGCAGCATGAGGCCCGGCGCGATTCCGCCTATTGCCTGGCCCTCCTGGAGGAGACGGGGATCTGCGTGGTGCCGGGGTCCGGATTCGGACAGAAGGCCGGGACCTTCCATTTCCGTACGACGTTCCTCCCCCCGCAGGACGAGATCGAGAGCCTCGTGCACCGGCTGAAGACATTTCACGAGAAATATGTCCACGTTCTGGAAGAAGCGTGACCATGGCAAAGATCACTCTAGACGGCAAGCAGTTCGAGGTTGAGGACGGGCGCACGATCATCGAAGCGGCGCGCGAGAACGGTATCGAGATCCCGCATTTCTGCTGGCACCCGAAGCTGTCGGTCTCCGGCAATTGCCGTATGTGCCTCGTTGAGGTCGAGAAACTCCCGAAACTCGTCATTGCCTGCGCCACGCGTGTTGTGGATGGCATGGTGGTGAACACCGTGAACCCGCGTGTGGCGAAGGCGCGTGAAGCGGTGATGGAATTCCTGCTGATCAATCACCCTCTGGATTGCCCGATCTGCGACGAGGCGGGCGAGTGCAAGCTGCAGGATTACGCGTACGCCCATAGTACAGGCGCGAGCCGCTTCACGGAGGACAAGGTTCACAAGCCGAAGCGCGTGGAACTCGGGCCTCGGGTGATGCTGGATACCGAACGGTGCATCATGTGCTCCCGCTGCGTGCGCTTCTGCTCCGAGATCGCCGCGAAGCCGCAACTCACGTTCTCCCAGCGCGGGGACCGCGTGGAGTTGACGACCTTCCCGGGTGAGCAGCTGGACAATCCCTACTCGATGAACACGATCGATATCTGTCCCGTGGGCGCCCTGACGAACCGGGATTTCCGGTTCAAGGCGCGTGTGTGGGAGATGTCGTCCACGGAGACGGTCTGTCCGGGGTGTGCCCGCGGCTGCTCGATGTACTCATGGGTCAGGAACAACGAGATCCTGCGGCAGACCCCACGGTATAATCCCGATGTGAACGACCACTGGATGTGTGACCAGGGCAGGCTCGAGACGTTCAGGCATGTCAATGCCGACGACCGTATCAAGGCGCCGCTGATCCGCAAGGAAGCAGAGTGCGTCGAGGTCGGGTGGGACGAGGCGATCGCACGGACGGCTTCCGAGTTCCGGGTCTACCGCAAGGCGGAGATCGCGGTGTTCGGCTCTGCCCGCGCGACCAACGAGGATCATTTCCTCCTTCAGAAATTCGCGCGTGAGGTCCTGGGAACCAAACAGGTCATCGTCCTGCCCCATGTCGTACCGGGCGACGACGATGCGTTGCTCCTCCGTGCGGACAAGACGCCGAATGCCCGTGGTGTGGCATTGATGGGCGCCACGTCGTCGGGCGCACTGGTGGATGTGCTCAGGAGGATCGAAGCCGGAGAGATCCGTGCCGCGTTCGTCATGGAAGATGACATCGCTGCCGATCCTGCCATCGCCGCGGCGCTGCCGAAACTGGATTTCCTCGCCGTGCACGCGTCGAATGAATCGGAGACCACACGGCTTGCCGATGTGGTGTTCCCGGCGGCGACATTCGCCGAGAGGAACGGGACGTATACGAATTTCCAGGGGGTCGTGCAGAGGATCCGTCCGTCGGTGACGACCCTGGACCAGGACCGTGCATCGGACGGGCTTGCGATGAGCCGGTGGGACAAGTTCGGCACGGCATTCGACCGGTGGGGGCGCGGCGCGAAGCGCGACGCCAGGCCGGGATGGAAGGTCATCGCGGGCATCGCATCCGTGATGGGCATGAAGTACAAGTACCTCCAGGCAGAGGATGTGTTCGCAGAGCTGGCATCGGTGGTGGAGGCATTCAAAGGCATGACCTACCGTTCGTTGGGCAGCCGCGGGCAGATGCTCGTCCCCGCACGCGAACACACGGTCCGGTCCTGATCACGGCATAGGAAAGAAGGTCCCCGGTCATGGAATTCTTCATCATAGCTCTCGTGAAGATCGTCATCGTGCTCCTGGTCATCCTCACGACCGTTGCGAACCTGGTGTACATGGAACGGCGCATCAGCGCGTTCATACAGGACCGCATCGGGCCCAATCGCGTTGGTCCGTGGGGACTCCTGCAGCCCCGGCCGATGTGCTGAAGCTGTTCATCAAAGAGGACATCGTTCCGGCCCAGGCGAACAAGTTCGTCCACACGCTTGCCCCGGTCATAGCGATCACCGTTGCCCTGAGCACATTCGCTGTGGTGCCCTTCGGCAACACGATCACGCTCTTCGGGCATGAGATCCGGCTGATCATCGCGGACGTCAATATCGGCATCCTGTATGTCCTGGCGATGACCTCGGTCGGCGTGTACGGCCTCACGCTGAGCGGCTGGGCTTCGAACAACAAGTACTCGCTCCTGGGCGGACTACGGTCGTCCGCGCAGATGATCAGTTATGAACTCTCCATGGGCCTCTCGGTGGTGGGGGTGATCATGATCGCCGGCACCCTCGAACTGGACAGGATCGTTGAACTGCAGTCCGGCCTGGCATGGAACGCCTTCCTGACCCCGATCGGCTTCATCACGTTCGTCGTTGCGTCGTTCGCGGAAACGAACCGCCTCCCGTTCGACCTTCCTGAGGCCGAACCGGAACTGGTCGGCGGTTATCACACGGAATACAGCGGCATGAAGTTCGGATCGTTCTTCATGGCCGAGTATGCGAACATGATCACCTCCAGCGCGGTGATCGTGACATTGTTCCTCGGCGGATGGCAGATCCCGTATGCCGAAACCTGGGGCCTGCCGGCGTTCTGGCTGAGCATCCTGCAGATCCTCGCCTTCGTTGCGAAAGTAGGCGCGATGCTGGTGTTCTACATGTGGATCCGCTGGACGATCCCGCGGTTCCGCTATGACCAGCTGATGAATCTGGGGTGGAAGGTGATGTTGCCACTGGCCCTGCTCAATGTCGTGGTCACCGGCGCATGGTTGTGGTGGTTCGGGCACTGAGCCCGTCTGAGTAACAGGAGAAGAACCGGCAATGCACGAGTCGCAGACACAGGCAGCACCGCAGGTCCGCAGCAAGGACCTGACCTTGTTCCAGAAGACGTACATCCCGGAGATCGTGAAGGGGATGGTGCTCACGCTGAAGCACATGTTCCGCCCGAAATTCACGCGGCAGTACCCCGAGGAGCGCTGGAATCCGCCGGCATCGTTCCGCGGGCGCCCGGTGCTGGTGGAAGAGGCCGGCGTGGAGCGCTGCGTTGCCTGCGGCCTCTGCGCGCGCGTTTGCCCCGCGCTGGCGATCGAGGTCCAGGCCTCGGAGACCGAATTGCCGAAGGAACGGTATCCCGTCCGTTTCGAGATCAACATGCTCCGCTGCATCTTCTGCGGCTTCTGTGAAGAAGCCTGCCCCGAAGAGGCGATCGTGATGAGCGATGAGTACGAGCTGGCGTTCCTGAAGACGGAGGACGCGGTCTATGGTAAGGACAAGCTGCTGATGTCGACGGACAGACTGAAGACGCGTCTCGAATTCCTGCGCCAGGCACGGTAAGCGGACGCCCGGACAGAAAGTCCCATGGAAACCTTCTGGATCGAGTTCATCGGCGTCATCCTGCTCGTCCTTCTCGTTGCCTTCTTCTCCGCAGCGGAAGTGTCGGTGCTTGCCACGCGCAAGAGCCGGATGCAGGAACTCGCCGACGAAGGCAACGCCGCCGCGGCGATCATCCTGGGCTTCCAGACCAACCCCGAACATTTCCTCGCCACCGTCCACGTCGGCAACATCTTCGCCATGATCCTCGCGTCCGTTCTCGGCGGCGTGATCGGATTCCAGGTCATCGTTCCCGCCCTGGGCGCAAGCTCGAGCCCGTGGATCGTCGAGATGAGCAACTGGATCGCCCTGGTGGCGATCGTCGTGAGCGTCGGTTCGCTCGTCGTGATCTTCGGTGAACTCGTCCCGAAATCCCTTGCCCTGCGTTCGGCCGAGCCGGTGGCGCTCGCCCTTGCCGGCCCGATCCGCTTCTTTGCCACGGTCTTTCGTGTCCCCGCCCGTACCATGACCTTCGCCAGCAATTTCGTGTTGCGCCCCTTCAAGGACACGACCACCTTCACGGAATCCCGCATGTCCGAGGAGGAGTTCAAGCTGATGCTGGAAGAGGGGACGAAGTCGGGGGTGATCGACAAGACGGAACACCGGCTCATCACCAGCATCTTTGAGTTCACCGAGACCACCGTGCGCGAGGTGATGGTCCCCCGGCCCGATGTCGTCGCAGTGAACATCACGACGCCACGTGAGGAACTCGTGCGCATCGTCCTCGAGGAAGGATACTCGCGCCTCCCGGTCTTCAAGGATAGCATCGATCACATCGTCGGGATCGTGTATACCAAGGACCTTCTGGGCCTGCTGGAATACCGCAACGTGATCATCCTCCAGGACATCCTCCGTCCGCCCTTCTTCGTCCCCGAAGGCATGAAGATCTCCCAGCTCATGCAGGAACTGCAACGTCACAAATTGCACATGGCGGTCGTGAAGGATGAGTTCGGCGGGACCGAAGGGATCATCACGATGGAGGACATCATCGAGGAGATCGTCGGGGAGATCCACGATGAGTACGACGAGGAATTGAAGGACGTTGAGCAGACGGCGGAAGGGACCTTCCTGTTGAATGGGCGCCTTTCGATATTCGAGTTCAACGAGCGTTTCGGGGCGGAGATCCCGGAAGATGCGGGGTTTGAAACCATCGGTGGGTTCCTCCTCAAGCTCGCAGGCCGGATCCCCGATGTGAACGAAGTGATACCCTACAAGCAGATGGTCTTCACCATCGTGCGGAAGAGCCAGCGCAGGATCCGCGTGGTGACCGTGAAGATCTCCAGCGCGTCATGACCGATCCCCCGGCCGCATCTCTGCACCCTGCGGTGTCCGTGGTGATCGCCACGTGGAATACCCGCGACCTTGTGTGCGGTGCGCTCGCAGCCCTCGGCCGTACGGATTTGCCGGATCCGTGGGAAGTGATCGTCATCGACAACGGTTCGCAGGACGGCACGGTGGATGCCATCAAAGCGCGTTTCCCGGCGACGATCCTCCTGTGCAATGCCGCGAACACCGGATATGCGCACGCGAACAATCAGGGCATCGCGGCAGCGAGAGGACGCCATGTCCTGCTCCTCGGGAGCGACACCGAAGTGCGCCCGGAGACTCTGCGCGTCATGGCAGGATTCCTCGATGCGCGCCCCGAAGCAGCAGCGGTTGCCTGCCGGCTCGTGAATCCGGATGGCTCTCCCCAGATGTCCTGCCGGCGCTTCCCCCGCCTGCGGGATGCCGTTGCCACATATCTCTCGCTGCATTTCCTCGCGCGTCGGTATACGATGCACGGGTTCGACTTTTTTGCATCCCGGGAAGTGGACCAGCCGGCAGCAACGTGTCTGATGGTCCGGCGGGAGGTTCTGAACGGACTGCGGGGATTCGATGAATCGTACCGGATCCTCTACAATGACGTCGACCTGTGCAAACGCCTCCATGATATGGGAGGGAGGATCTTTTTCACAGGGGAGACGGAGGTCCTGCACTACGGAAGCGTCACCACACGCTCCGCACCAGCGGGCATCCGGATGGAAATGTACCGGAACATCTTACTGTATTTCCGCCGGAACCGCGGGCCGGTCGCGCAGTGGGTCCTCGCTCCGTTGCTGAGCGTCAGGTTGTTCATGGTGACGCGTTCATTGCGTGCATTCTCATTGTTGGCCGTGCCACGAGAGGGAACGGAACGGACATGATCGGCGAGGACATCCGCGCAAGCGTCTTCCGGGATACCACCAGGTTGTATCTGGAGTATCCACAGCACATCGTTGCTCCGCCCCTCATCCGTTTTGTGCGGAAGTATGCATCCGGTCGTATCCTGGACCTCGGCTGCGCGACAGGCAACTACTGCCTGCATCTCAAGGGTCTGGGCTATGATATCGCCGGTGCAGACATACAGCCGGAGTATGTCCGCATCGCGAAAAGCCGTGGAGTCGAGGCGTTCCTCATTGAGAATGGGGTGCCGCTTCCTGACCGATCCTTCGATACCGTTCTGTTGTTCGAAGTGCTGGAGCATTTGCCGGATCCCGCCGCGGTCCTGCGGGAGGCCCGCCGCCTCTGCCGTGGGACGGTGCTGCTGACCACGCCACACAGCGGAGACATCGATGCCCTGCGCGCGCAAGGGCTGCTGTTCGAGCATTTTGCCGACATGGACCACAAGAACTTCTTCACGCAGGAGTCACTGGAAACGTTGCTGCGCGCGGAGTTCACCAATGTCAAGGTGTGGAAGGGGAACGGCATCAACCCGCTTGGCCTGTTCCCGCTTGCCCCGGTGCGTTTTGCCGGAAAGGTGGCCGCGCGGCTGCACCTCATCCCGCCGGCATTCTATTTCCGCCTCTACGCCGTAGCGCACGTGTGATGGGCGCCCCCGCCGGAAGCCTCTCATCATCCCGGGCGGTCGTCCGCAGCGGTATGTACAGCCTGTTCGGCTTCTTTGCCTCCGCAGCGTACATGTTCCTCATCGTGCCGGTGGCGGTCGGATATCTCGGGCAGGAGCAGTACGGTCTGTGGATGACCATTGCGGCGCTGACGGCATACATCGGGCTTGCCGACTTCGGGGTGAGTACATCCTTTGTGACGTTCATCGCCCGGTTCGTGACGACGGAGAAGTACGATCAGGCGTCGCGTGTCGTCCATCTCGGGTTGCTGTTCTATGCTGCGGTGAGCCTGGTGTTGATCGTTCTCACGCTGCTCCTGTATCCTCTCGGGTTCGCGTTGTTGCGCATTCCCGCCGATCAGACGGTCGTTGCGCGTGATGCCCTGGTGCTGATCCTGCTCATATTCGCGATGACCTCGACCGGGAGCGTCCTGACGAATGCACTGGCCGCCGTGCAGCGCATGGATGTGGTGAACGGTGCGGCAACGATCGCCCTCGCGGTGAAGTTCGGCGCCATCATCATCGCGCTGGAGGCCGGCTGGGGTCTGCGTGGTCTTCTCGGCGCGGACCTTGCCGTGACGATGTTGACCATCCCGGTCATGGTTCTGCTCACGCGACGGTATATGCCGTACCTTTCGCTGCGGTGGAAGGGCTACGACCATGCCTTGATGCGCTCACTCGTCCGCTTCGGCGCCCAGATGCAGGTGAGCCGGATCTCGGACATGGTGATGGCGAATTTCGACAAGCTGCTCCTTGCACGGTTGTCCGGCCTGTCCGTGGTGGCGACCTATGATTTCGGCTCGAAGC
Above is a window of Ignavibacteriota bacterium DNA encoding:
- a CDS encoding glycosyltransferase family 2 protein, encoding MTDPPAASLHPAVSVVIATWNTRDLVCGALAALGRTDLPDPWEVIVIDNGSQDGTVDAIKARFPATILLCNAANTGYAHANNQGIAAARGRHVLLLGSDTEVRPETLRVMAGFLDARPEAAAVACRLVNPDGSPQMSCRRFPRLRDAVATYLSLHFLARRYTMHGFDFFASREVDQPAATCLMVRREVLNGLRGFDESYRILYNDVDLCKRLHDMGGRIFFTGETEVLHYGSVTTRSAPAGIRMEMYRNILLYFRRNRGPVAQWVLAPLLSVRLFMVTRSLRAFSLLAVPREGTERT
- a CDS encoding HlyC/CorC family transporter; this translates as METFWIEFIGVILLVLLVAFFSAAEVSVLATRKSRMQELADEGNAAAAIILGFQTNPEHFLATVHVGNIFAMILASVLGGVIGFQVIVPALGASSSPWIVEMSNWIALVAIVVSVGSLVVIFGELVPKSLALRSAEPVALALAGPIRFFATVFRVPARTMTFASNFVLRPFKDTTTFTESRMSEEEFKLMLEEGTKSGVIDKTEHRLITSIFEFTETTVREVMVPRPDVVAVNITTPREELVRIVLEEGYSRLPVFKDSIDHIVGIVYTKDLLGLLEYRNVIILQDILRPPFFVPEGMKISQLMQELQRHKLHMAVVKDEFGGTEGIITMEDIIEEIVGEIHDEYDEELKDVEQTAEGTFLLNGRLSIFEFNERFGAEIPEDAGFETIGGFLLKLAGRIPDVNEVIPYKQMVFTIVRKSQRRIRVVTVKISSAS
- the nuoI gene encoding NADH-quinone oxidoreductase subunit NuoI, with amino-acid sequence MHESQTQAAPQVRSKDLTLFQKTYIPEIVKGMVLTLKHMFRPKFTRQYPEERWNPPASFRGRPVLVEEAGVERCVACGLCARVCPALAIEVQASETELPKERYPVRFEINMLRCIFCGFCEEACPEEAIVMSDEYELAFLKTEDAVYGKDKLLMSTDRLKTRLEFLRQAR
- a CDS encoding class I SAM-dependent methyltransferase, encoding MIGEDIRASVFRDTTRLYLEYPQHIVAPPLIRFVRKYASGRILDLGCATGNYCLHLKGLGYDIAGADIQPEYVRIAKSRGVEAFLIENGVPLPDRSFDTVLLFEVLEHLPDPAAVLREARRLCRGTVLLTTPHSGDIDALRAQGLLFEHFADMDHKNFFTQESLETLLRAEFTNVKVWKGNGINPLGLFPLAPVRFAGKVAARLHLIPPAFYFRLYAVAHV
- a CDS encoding aminotransferase class I/II-fold pyridoxal phosphate-dependent enzyme, coding for MITLNDLNPRLLHAQYAVRGPIVQRAQEMEAQGHKIIYCNIGNPQALKQQPLTYLRQALSLLENPALLNDASLTASYPRDIVARVRMLLEKHPFGTGAYTQSPGIPFVRQAVADFIQKRDGVKADKDHIILTDGASKGVQAVLTALLKTPQDGVMVPIPQYPLYSASLALYGGRQIGYYLDEENRWQLNEQILEASITKAKGEGVRPVAIVVINPGNPTGAVLSRENIEMIVRFARTHGLSVIADEVYQENVYDTGARFVSFTRVMGEMGVTDISLFTLHSVSKGFLGECGHRGGYLELRNIPDDVLGQFIKLQSISLCANVSGQFATYFMVAPPQDGDESHPTYVRERDGILAALKRKAGILGEGINRIAGMTVDIPQGSMYAFVRFELPPDRTVDVARLSPEEREQHEARRDSAYCLALLEETGICVVPGSGFGQKAGTFHFRTTFLPPQDEIESLVHRLKTFHEKYVHVLEEA
- a CDS encoding polysaccharide biosynthesis C-terminal domain-containing protein — encoded protein: MMGAPAGSLSSSRAVVRSGMYSLFGFFASAAYMFLIVPVAVGYLGQEQYGLWMTIAALTAYIGLADFGVSTSFVTFIARFVTTEKYDQASRVVHLGLLFYAAVSLVLIVLTLLLYPLGFALLRIPADQTVVARDALVLILLIFAMTSTGSVLTNALAAVQRMDVVNGAATIALAVKFGAIIIALEAGWGLRGLLGADLAVTMLTIPVMVLLTRRYMPYLSLRWKGYDHALMRSLVRFGAQMQVSRISDMVMANFDKLLLARLSGLSVVATYDFGSKPAGRLRQLPATAITSLVAAVSALDAEANEERIRAALVRSTRYLAIVSAPLFGFCIIFAGPLVEVWLGSGHAMAAMTLRILSTAFFVSAVVSALSMISIGRGEPQFQMRAMLAQTIVNVALSTTLVLLFGFYGAVTGTATATLFGALLFFWMYGRTIVQHPLRLLAGIIARPVACGLAAGLSGWLVFSGAAALSGPPGRIALAAALAAAGSVFLALYAMLLYWTRTVTADDAGFLKGVLPQRIAALLARRT
- a CDS encoding insulinase family protein, with translation MPYATRTSVKTHRQVENSQYRKTTLENGVRVVSESIPHVRSVSLGIWANVGSRDEGPTQNGISHFLEHMVFKGTKNRNVREIAQSLESLGGYLNAFTTKEQTCFYARVLDTNISEAMDVLADIVLHATFDKKEMEREKQVVIEELKNAEDDPEDIIHDYFERSIFPDHSLGYPIIGTEENVRRFRQDDLRAHIAHHYQSDRIVISAAGNVDHEALVRLSRKYFNRVRKASGEHSRIAGPVRSTDGDTVEYRRPINQAHICLGTLSYSIGHPDRYTLMLTNALLGEGMSSRLYQTIREKHGMAYTVYSFVNLLSDTGVFGAYLGTDRKNIQNAIGLVFKELDRLKRRAVPLAELNRTKSQIKGTLMLGLENMSGRMIRLGSAELYVERYVSLDTILSWVDAVTPEDILRVANDVFDEKRFSSVIIRPT
- a CDS encoding (2Fe-2S)-binding protein yields the protein MAKITLDGKQFEVEDGRTIIEAARENGIEIPHFCWHPKLSVSGNCRMCLVEVEKLPKLVIACATRVVDGMVVNTVNPRVAKAREAVMEFLLINHPLDCPICDEAGECKLQDYAYAHSTGASRFTEDKVHKPKRVELGPRVMLDTERCIMCSRCVRFCSEIAAKPQLTFSQRGDRVELTTFPGEQLDNPYSMNTIDICPVGALTNRDFRFKARVWEMSSTETVCPGCARGCSMYSWVRNNEILRQTPRYNPDVNDHWMCDQGRLETFRHVNADDRIKAPLIRKEAECVEVGWDEAIARTASEFRVYRKAEIAVFGSARATNEDHFLLQKFAREVLGTKQVIVLPHVVPGDDDALLLRADKTPNARGVALMGATSSGALVDVLRRIEAGEIRAAFVMEDDIAADPAIAAALPKLDFLAVHASNESETTRLADVVFPAATFAERNGTYTNFQGVVQRIRPSVTTLDQDRASDGLAMSRWDKFGTAFDRWGRGAKRDARPGWKVIAGIASVMGMKYKYLQAEDVFAELASVVEAFKGMTYRSLGSRGQMLVPAREHTVRS